The genomic interval GATCCCGACCGCTACGCCCGCAGAATGGGTGCACGATCGTTCACTCACCGGCGGGCGGATGTGGCTACCGCCGGGCCACCGCGAGCATCTCCTCGACGGAGACGAATTTGACGCGGGGCCGCGCCGTGGCCGTGCCTTGTTCGCGTTCGGCGGCGTCGATGGCTCGCCACTGGGGCCAGCCGATCGCAGGTACGCCGCGCTCGGACATGGTGGCCCGCAAGGATTCTCGATCACCGACCGGGCGGTGCAGGGTCCCGGCGGCGAAGTCGGCGAGAAGGGCGGTGACGGTCTCGGCGGCGCAGGCGCGGTTGGTGCCGATGACGCCGCGCGAATACGCGGCGACGGTCAGGTGAGGCCGTGCGCGCAGAAGCTCCACACCTCGTCGGCGGTGATGGGATGCGACTCCGACTCGATGACGGCCGGTTGCGCGATGAACATGACGGTCTGCATGGTGATCGCGGCAACGCGGCGGGGATTCGCGCCCGAGACCAGGCGGCCCGCGCCGTGCGCCTCGGTGAGCAGCTCGGTGAACAGGGTGAACAGTGCCGCGTGCGCCAGCCGGATCTGGGCGGGATGCGAACTCAGCAGCTGCGGCGCGAACTCGGTGAACAGCGGCCGCCGGGCGTGCGGATCCGGGCGGCACAGCTGGAACAGCAGCTCCACCGCGGTGCGGACCTTGTCCAGGGGATGCACGCTGTTGGCGGTCGCGGCGCGGATCTGATCGGTGGTGCGGCCCAGGGCATCCTCGTACAGCGCCAGCAGCAGGTCGTGTTTGCCGTCGAACTGCAGATAGAAACTGCGCAACGACTGCCGCGAACGGTCGACCACCTCCTGGACGGTGAAGTCGGTGCTGCCCTTCTCGGTGATGATGGCCTGCGCCGCGTCCAGGAACCGCTGCACCCGCTGTCCCGCCCGCGCTTTGGCGGAGCGCAGCGACCGGTCCACCGCCCGCTGCTTCCAGGCGGGTAGGTCGGCGGCGTCGGGCGGGCTGTCGTCGGGATCGGTCATGGAGTGGGCCCCCGTTCGGACGTCGGGGCGTCGGAAGGCGTTGTGGCGGCGTTCGATTCGGCGGTCGGCAGTTCGGTGATGGCGTGGACCGGGCAATCCAGCAGTGCACGCAGCACGCTGTCGCGGTCCGCCGGAGCGACGGTGCCGTCCCCGTCGATGGCCGCGTAGCCCCAGTCGTCGAGGGAGAAGTGCCGCGGCGCGTGCTTGGCGCAGATGCCGAAGCCGTCGCAGAGTGTCCGGTCGAGACGAATTTTCACGAGACCAGCACCGCCTGCGCGTCGAAGGGCCGCTCTGCCAGATAGATTCCGTCGCCGCAGGCGGCGCACCGCCCGCCGAGATGCGCGTCGACCTCGGCGGGGAACCGGGCGAGCAACGTGGCAGCGGTGTTGGCCGCGCCGTCCAGAGTGCCGCAGGCGCCGCGGCCGCGCAGCACCACCGACCAGCGCCGCAATCTCTCGACATCGGCCATGGTGGCCCGCCCGTCGCGCAGGGCCGATGCCGAGGCGGCCATGGCGGCGGTGCCGTTGAAGCAGGAGCCGCATTGCCCGGCATTCTCGCGATCGAAGTAGCTCAGCACGCCCGCCGCGACGGCGACCGGGCATTCGCGTGTGAGCAGCGAGATCGCACCGCAGCCCAGCCCGCCGCCGAGGCCGCGCATCGACTCGTGGTCGAGCGTGGCGCCCAGGACCGCGCGGTCCACCATGCCCGCGAAATAGCCGCCGGTGAGCGCGCCGCGCACGGCATCCGGCGAGACACCGTGCAGCGCGAGCAGGTCCGTGACCGGGGTGCCGTGCGGGAGTTCGTACAGGGCGGCGGGGCGGTCGCCGCCGGTGACCGTGGCGAGGAAGGTGCCGGGGGAGGCGTCGGTGCCGACGGCCCGGAACGCCGCGCCGCCGTACCGGTGCACGAACGGCAGATGCGCCAGGGTCTCGACATTGCTCACCACTGTCGGCGCGCCGCCGACGCCGTGCTCGAAGGGGCGCGGCGGTTTGTCCGAGGGTTTCGCCGGGCCGCCGTCGATCGCCCGGATCGCGGCGGTCTCCTCGCCCGCGACGTAACCTGGTGCGACCGTGACCAATTCGACCACGACGTCGGTGACCGCCGCCGTGTCGAGTTCGGTGAGCGCGGCGTCGACCCGGCGCGCGGACTCCGGGTCCGAGACATAGACGTACGCCCGCCGCGCCCCGGCGATCGCGGCCGCCAGCCGCAACCCGTCCAGCACCAGGTGCGGGCGGCGGCGCAGCAGCCACTTGTCCTTGACCGAGGCCGGTTCGCCCTCTTCGCCGTTGGCCACCACGACCGTCGCTCGACCACGCGACCACGCGTCACGGACGGTGGTCAGCTTGACCGCGAGCGGAAACGCCGCACCGCCACGCCCCCGCAGCCCGCTGTGCCGCACCTCGGTCAGCAGCGGATCCGGGGCGCCGAGCGGCGCGTACCCGCCCGCGGCCCGATACGCCGCCAGGTCCTCGACCGCGCCGCCCGGCCGCAGCAGCCGCGGCGCGCAACCGGGCAGCGCGCCCACGGTGAGCGACCCGATCGCGTCCGAAGTCTCTTGCATGGCAACCTCTTTCCGCTGAAGTCGACTCGCGGGAAGTGCACCCGTACCGCTACGCTGGCGAGCATGAGAACGGCGGTGGTGCGGATCGATGTGGATCCGGCCGGCGAATCGACCGCGGCGCGGCTGGCGGCGGGCGTGCGCGCGCTGCGGGAGAGTGCGGCGGCGCTCGGGGCCGAGGTGCTCGACAACGATGTGGCGGGAGAGCCGCCGCATCGCCGGGAGGTCCAGCTGCTGGTCACCACCGACGACCCGGAGGCGACCGTGCGCGCCGCGGTGCGGTTGTGCGCCGCGGCGTTCGGCACCGAGCCGGTGCCGGGGGTCGTGACTTTCGTCAGCCGCGGCACCGACGACGACGCGCACGGTGTGCTCGCCGGGTTCGGCCTCAGCGGCGAGGTGGTGCGCGAACCGGGCGGCGACGGCTTCGACATCGTCTATGTCACGCTGTCCGAGGCCGACCTGGCGCGGATACCGGAGAGCCGGATCCACACGGCCCTGGAGGCGTCGCTGAACTGCGAGGTCCGGATCCGCACTCGGTAGCGGGCGCCCGTCCATCAGCCGTCCAGGAACGACAGGATCGCCGGGGCGGCCAGCACCCAGGTGTCGAAGAGGTTGTAGCGCTGTACCTTTCCCGACCCGCGCGCCTCGACGGCCCGCTCCCAGGCGTCCTCCGGCCACGGCGGATCGATCAGTGTCGAGCCCTCGATCAGGCAGCTCACCTCGAGGGAGGTGCGCTTGGGATGGTCGATGTCGTGCTCGCCGCCGCGAATGATCAAGGTGGGCACCCGGATTCGATCGAACAGTTCGTCGTCCACCCCGGGGATGGTCTGTCCCGG from Nocardia wallacei carries:
- a CDS encoding TetR/AcrR family transcriptional regulator, translating into MTDPDDSPPDAADLPAWKQRAVDRSLRSAKARAGQRVQRFLDAAQAIITEKGSTDFTVQEVVDRSRQSLRSFYLQFDGKHDLLLALYEDALGRTTDQIRAATANSVHPLDKVRTAVELLFQLCRPDPHARRPLFTEFAPQLLSSHPAQIRLAHAALFTLFTELLTEAHGAGRLVSGANPRRVAAITMQTVMFIAQPAVIESESHPITADEVWSFCAHGLT
- a CDS encoding ferredoxin, which encodes MKIRLDRTLCDGFGICAKHAPRHFSLDDWGYAAIDGDGTVAPADRDSVLRALLDCPVHAITELPTAESNAATTPSDAPTSERGPTP
- a CDS encoding NADH-ubiquinone oxidoreductase-F iron-sulfur binding region domain-containing protein yields the protein MQETSDAIGSLTVGALPGCAPRLLRPGGAVEDLAAYRAAGGYAPLGAPDPLLTEVRHSGLRGRGGAAFPLAVKLTTVRDAWSRGRATVVVANGEEGEPASVKDKWLLRRRPHLVLDGLRLAAAIAGARRAYVYVSDPESARRVDAALTELDTAAVTDVVVELVTVAPGYVAGEETAAIRAIDGGPAKPSDKPPRPFEHGVGGAPTVVSNVETLAHLPFVHRYGGAAFRAVGTDASPGTFLATVTGGDRPAALYELPHGTPVTDLLALHGVSPDAVRGALTGGYFAGMVDRAVLGATLDHESMRGLGGGLGCGAISLLTRECPVAVAAGVLSYFDRENAGQCGSCFNGTAAMAASASALRDGRATMADVERLRRWSVVLRGRGACGTLDGAANTAATLLARFPAEVDAHLGGRCAACGDGIYLAERPFDAQAVLVS